Proteins found in one Mustela lutreola isolate mMusLut2 chromosome 12, mMusLut2.pri, whole genome shotgun sequence genomic segment:
- the KIF12 gene encoding kinesin-like protein KIF12 isoform X3, which yields MDDCLRRGKGGGGCKLCTAVPVRWERAGSGGRKKRDSGGANFACKAGHGGTRVSRRGPRTEPGAGARGARNAHPGGAQGASHERGRVASRGTERAALLGDPDSASEPPGRRPGRGLPLPRGAGRGAHAGGRVPGVRRAAAGRAGAARLLLHCLHLRSDRLREDLHPDRASSAGLTRRRSSAHTLNQASSRSHALLTLYISRQTMPPGDPGEPPVAGKLCFVDLAGSEKVAATGSRGELMLEANSINRSLLALGHCISLLLDPQRKQSHIPFRDSKLTKLLADSLGGRGVTLMVACVSPSAQCLPETLSTLRYASRAQRVTTRPQAPKSPKAKHPQRLEVEILQLQEENRCLRSQLGQRDPKASRLSGARVAWAQRNLYGMLQEFMLENERLRKEKSQLQSSQAQARDEQRILAQQVQELERRLLSACYHHQPHPGLAPPCPCVMVPAPPCHALPPSCSCSCFCPLCRAPLAHWACARGELHLPQVFGPKAPGGVPLSAQPSPWAPPGNPGSAKCPRERSPSDWPQARVLAEMLLEEEAVPSAPPLPVGPLNTSPVLRGGAAVPNLARRLEALRDQIGSSLRRGRSQPPPSEAAGSPRRVLPAEGKAET from the exons ATGGATGATTGCCTGAGAagggggaaagggggtgggggatgtaAGTTGTGTACAGCAGTCCCGGTGAGGTGGGAAAGGGCGGGTagtggagggagaaagaaaagagactcgGGCGGAGCTAACTTCGCGTGCAAAGCGGGACATGGAGGAACGCGGGTCTCCAGACGG GGACCCCGCACGGAGCCTGGAGCAGGGGCCAGAGGGGCCAGAAACGCCCATCCAGGTGGTGCTCAG GGTGCGTCCCATGAGCGCGGCCGAGTTGCGTCGAGGGGAACAGAGCGCGCTGCACTGCTCGGGGACCCGGACTCTGCAA gtgaGCCCCCCGGGCGGCGGCCCGGACGTGGCCTTCCGCTTCCGCGCGGTGCTGGACGGGGCGCGCACGCAGGAGGACGTGTTCCGGGCGTGCGGCGTGCGGCGGCTGGGCGAGCTGGCGCTGCGCGG CTTCTCCTGCACTGTCTTCACCTTCGGTCAGACCGGCTCCGGGAAGACCTACACCCTGACCGGGCCTCCTCCGCAG GTCTTACCCGCCGACGGAGCTCAGCTCACACCCTGAACCAGGCCTCCAGCCGAAGCCATGCCCTGCTCACGCTCTACATCAGCCGCCAAACT ATGCCTCCAGGGGACCCTGGGGAACCCCCCGTGGCGGGGAAGCTGTGCTTTGTAGACCTGGCTGGCAGTGAGAAGGTGGCAGCCACAGGATCCCGGGGGGAGCTGATGCTTGAGGCGAACAGCATCAACCGCAGCCTACTGGCCTTGG GTCACTGCATCTCCCTGTTGCTGGACCCACAGCGGAAGCAGAGCCACATCCCCTTCCGGGACAGCAAGCTCACCAAGCTGTTGGCAGACTCGCTGGGGGGACGCGGGGTCACCCTCATG GTGGCCTGCGTGTCCCCTTCAGCCCAGTGCCTTCCTGAGACACTCAGCACCCTGCGATATGCAAGCCGGGCCCAGCGGGTCACCACTCGGCCACAGGCCCCCAAG TCACCAAAGGCAAAGCATCCCCAGCGTTTGGAGGTTGAGATACTGCAGCTGCAGGAGGAGAACCGTTGCCTGCGGTCCCAGCTGGGGCAAAGAGACCCCAAGG cctccaggctcagtggggctCGGGTGGCCTGGGCCCAGCGGAACCTCTATGGGATGCTCCAGGAGTTCATGCTGGAGAATGAGAGGCTCAG GAAAGAAAAGAGCCAGCTGCAGAGTAGCCAGGCCCAAGCCCGGGACGAACAGCGCATCCTGGCCCAGCAGGTCCAGGAGCTGGAGCG GCGCCTCCTCAGTGCCTGCTACCATCACCAGCCGCACCCTGGCCTGGCCCCTCCTTGTCCCTGTGTGATGGTGCCAGCTCCCCCGTGCCAC gccctgcctccctcctgctcctgcagCTGCTTCTGCCCCCTGTGCCGAGCACCACTGGCCCACTGGGCCTGTGCACGTGGGGAGCTCCACCTGCCCCAG GTGTTTGGCCCTAAGGCCCCAGGCGGTGTGCCCCTGTCTGCCCAGCCCTCACCCTGGGCACCCCCAGGCAACCCTGGCTCTGCCAAGTGTCCAAGAGAGAG GAGTCCTAGCGACTGGCCTCAGGCCCGAGTCCTGGCGGAGATGCTGCTGGAAGAGGAGGCGGTACCCTCCGCGCCCCCACTGCCTGTGGGGCCCCTGAACACCTCACCAGTGCTGAGAG GTGGTGCTGCAGTTCCAAACCTGGCCCGGAGACTGGAGGCCCTCCGAGACCAGATTGGTAGCTCCCTGCGCCGCGGCCGGAGCCAGCCGCCCCCCAGCGAGGCTGCTGGGAGCCCCAGGAGAGTCCTCCCTGCTGAGGGCAAAGCAGAAACCTAA
- the KIF12 gene encoding kinesin-like protein KIF12 isoform X1 — MEERGSPDGDPARSLEQGPEGPETPIQVVLRVRPMSAAELRRGEQSALHCSGTRTLQVSPPGGGPDVAFRFRAVLDGARTQEDVFRACGVRRLGELALRGFSCTVFTFGQTGSGKTYTLTGPPPQGEGVPVPPNLTGIIQRTFIWLLDRVQHLGAPVTLRASYLEIYNEQVRDLLSVGSPRPLPVRWNKTRGFYVDQLRVVEFGSLGALMDLLQMGLTRRRSSAHTLNQASSRSHALLTLYISRQTMPPGDPGEPPVAGKLCFVDLAGSEKVAATGSRGELMLEANSINRSLLALGHCISLLLDPQRKQSHIPFRDSKLTKLLADSLGGRGVTLMVACVSPSAQCLPETLSTLRYASRAQRVTTRPQAPKSPKAKHPQRLEVEILQLQEENRCLRSQLGQRDPKASRLSGARVAWAQRNLYGMLQEFMLENERLRKEKSQLQSSQAQARDEQRILAQQVQELERRLLSACYHHQPHPGLAPPCPCVMVPAPPCHALPPSCSCSCFCPLCRAPLAHWACARGELHLPQVFGPKAPGGVPLSAQPSPWAPPGNPGSAKCPRERSPSDWPQARVLAEMLLEEEAVPSAPPLPVGPLNTSPVLRGGAAVPNLARRLEALRDQIGSSLRRGRSQPPPSEAAGSPRRVLPAEGKAET, encoded by the exons ATGGAGGAACGCGGGTCTCCAGACGG GGACCCCGCACGGAGCCTGGAGCAGGGGCCAGAGGGGCCAGAAACGCCCATCCAGGTGGTGCTCAG GGTGCGTCCCATGAGCGCGGCCGAGTTGCGTCGAGGGGAACAGAGCGCGCTGCACTGCTCGGGGACCCGGACTCTGCAA gtgaGCCCCCCGGGCGGCGGCCCGGACGTGGCCTTCCGCTTCCGCGCGGTGCTGGACGGGGCGCGCACGCAGGAGGACGTGTTCCGGGCGTGCGGCGTGCGGCGGCTGGGCGAGCTGGCGCTGCGCGG CTTCTCCTGCACTGTCTTCACCTTCGGTCAGACCGGCTCCGGGAAGACCTACACCCTGACCGGGCCTCCTCCGCAG GGCGAGGGTGTGCCCGTACCCCCCAACCTAACCGGCATCATACAGAGGACCTTCATCTGGCTGTTAGACCGGGTTCAGCACCTGGGCGCGCCTGTTACCCTCCGTGCCTCCTATTTGGAGATCTACAATGAGCAG GTTCGGGACCTTCTGAGTGTGGGATCTCCCCGACCCCTCCCTGTTCGCTGGAATAAGACCCGTGGCTTCTATGTGGACCAGCTGCGGGTGGTGGAGTTTGGGAGTCTGGGGGCCCTGATGGACCTTCTCCAAATGG GTCTTACCCGCCGACGGAGCTCAGCTCACACCCTGAACCAGGCCTCCAGCCGAAGCCATGCCCTGCTCACGCTCTACATCAGCCGCCAAACT ATGCCTCCAGGGGACCCTGGGGAACCCCCCGTGGCGGGGAAGCTGTGCTTTGTAGACCTGGCTGGCAGTGAGAAGGTGGCAGCCACAGGATCCCGGGGGGAGCTGATGCTTGAGGCGAACAGCATCAACCGCAGCCTACTGGCCTTGG GTCACTGCATCTCCCTGTTGCTGGACCCACAGCGGAAGCAGAGCCACATCCCCTTCCGGGACAGCAAGCTCACCAAGCTGTTGGCAGACTCGCTGGGGGGACGCGGGGTCACCCTCATG GTGGCCTGCGTGTCCCCTTCAGCCCAGTGCCTTCCTGAGACACTCAGCACCCTGCGATATGCAAGCCGGGCCCAGCGGGTCACCACTCGGCCACAGGCCCCCAAG TCACCAAAGGCAAAGCATCCCCAGCGTTTGGAGGTTGAGATACTGCAGCTGCAGGAGGAGAACCGTTGCCTGCGGTCCCAGCTGGGGCAAAGAGACCCCAAGG cctccaggctcagtggggctCGGGTGGCCTGGGCCCAGCGGAACCTCTATGGGATGCTCCAGGAGTTCATGCTGGAGAATGAGAGGCTCAG GAAAGAAAAGAGCCAGCTGCAGAGTAGCCAGGCCCAAGCCCGGGACGAACAGCGCATCCTGGCCCAGCAGGTCCAGGAGCTGGAGCG GCGCCTCCTCAGTGCCTGCTACCATCACCAGCCGCACCCTGGCCTGGCCCCTCCTTGTCCCTGTGTGATGGTGCCAGCTCCCCCGTGCCAC gccctgcctccctcctgctcctgcagCTGCTTCTGCCCCCTGTGCCGAGCACCACTGGCCCACTGGGCCTGTGCACGTGGGGAGCTCCACCTGCCCCAG GTGTTTGGCCCTAAGGCCCCAGGCGGTGTGCCCCTGTCTGCCCAGCCCTCACCCTGGGCACCCCCAGGCAACCCTGGCTCTGCCAAGTGTCCAAGAGAGAG GAGTCCTAGCGACTGGCCTCAGGCCCGAGTCCTGGCGGAGATGCTGCTGGAAGAGGAGGCGGTACCCTCCGCGCCCCCACTGCCTGTGGGGCCCCTGAACACCTCACCAGTGCTGAGAG GTGGTGCTGCAGTTCCAAACCTGGCCCGGAGACTGGAGGCCCTCCGAGACCAGATTGGTAGCTCCCTGCGCCGCGGCCGGAGCCAGCCGCCCCCCAGCGAGGCTGCTGGGAGCCCCAGGAGAGTCCTCCCTGCTGAGGGCAAAGCAGAAACCTAA
- the KIF12 gene encoding kinesin-like protein KIF12 isoform X2 — MATMGWIVRLPNGPQGASHERGRVASRGTERAALLGDPDSASEPPGRRPGRGLPLPRGAGRGAHAGGRVPGVRRAAAGRAGAARLLLHCLHLRSDRLREDLHPDRASSAGLTRRRSSAHTLNQASSRSHALLTLYISRQTMPPGDPGEPPVAGKLCFVDLAGSEKVAATGSRGELMLEANSINRSLLALGHCISLLLDPQRKQSHIPFRDSKLTKLLADSLGGRGVTLMVACVSPSAQCLPETLSTLRYASRAQRVTTRPQAPKSPKAKHPQRLEVEILQLQEENRCLRSQLGQRDPKASRLSGARVAWAQRNLYGMLQEFMLENERLRKEKSQLQSSQAQARDEQRILAQQVQELERRLLSACYHHQPHPGLAPPCPCVMVPAPPCHALPPSCSCSCFCPLCRAPLAHWACARGELHLPQVFGPKAPGGVPLSAQPSPWAPPGNPGSAKCPRERSPSDWPQARVLAEMLLEEEAVPSAPPLPVGPLNTSPVLRGGAAVPNLARRLEALRDQIGSSLRRGRSQPPPSEAAGSPRRVLPAEGKAET, encoded by the exons ATGGCGACAATGGGATGGATCGTCCGCCTTCCCAACGGACCCCAGGGTGCGTCCCATGAGCGCGGCCGAGTTGCGTCGAGGGGAACAGAGCGCGCTGCACTGCTCGGGGACCCGGACTCTGCAA gtgaGCCCCCCGGGCGGCGGCCCGGACGTGGCCTTCCGCTTCCGCGCGGTGCTGGACGGGGCGCGCACGCAGGAGGACGTGTTCCGGGCGTGCGGCGTGCGGCGGCTGGGCGAGCTGGCGCTGCGCGG CTTCTCCTGCACTGTCTTCACCTTCGGTCAGACCGGCTCCGGGAAGACCTACACCCTGACCGGGCCTCCTCCGCAG GTCTTACCCGCCGACGGAGCTCAGCTCACACCCTGAACCAGGCCTCCAGCCGAAGCCATGCCCTGCTCACGCTCTACATCAGCCGCCAAACT ATGCCTCCAGGGGACCCTGGGGAACCCCCCGTGGCGGGGAAGCTGTGCTTTGTAGACCTGGCTGGCAGTGAGAAGGTGGCAGCCACAGGATCCCGGGGGGAGCTGATGCTTGAGGCGAACAGCATCAACCGCAGCCTACTGGCCTTGG GTCACTGCATCTCCCTGTTGCTGGACCCACAGCGGAAGCAGAGCCACATCCCCTTCCGGGACAGCAAGCTCACCAAGCTGTTGGCAGACTCGCTGGGGGGACGCGGGGTCACCCTCATG GTGGCCTGCGTGTCCCCTTCAGCCCAGTGCCTTCCTGAGACACTCAGCACCCTGCGATATGCAAGCCGGGCCCAGCGGGTCACCACTCGGCCACAGGCCCCCAAG TCACCAAAGGCAAAGCATCCCCAGCGTTTGGAGGTTGAGATACTGCAGCTGCAGGAGGAGAACCGTTGCCTGCGGTCCCAGCTGGGGCAAAGAGACCCCAAGG cctccaggctcagtggggctCGGGTGGCCTGGGCCCAGCGGAACCTCTATGGGATGCTCCAGGAGTTCATGCTGGAGAATGAGAGGCTCAG GAAAGAAAAGAGCCAGCTGCAGAGTAGCCAGGCCCAAGCCCGGGACGAACAGCGCATCCTGGCCCAGCAGGTCCAGGAGCTGGAGCG GCGCCTCCTCAGTGCCTGCTACCATCACCAGCCGCACCCTGGCCTGGCCCCTCCTTGTCCCTGTGTGATGGTGCCAGCTCCCCCGTGCCAC gccctgcctccctcctgctcctgcagCTGCTTCTGCCCCCTGTGCCGAGCACCACTGGCCCACTGGGCCTGTGCACGTGGGGAGCTCCACCTGCCCCAG GTGTTTGGCCCTAAGGCCCCAGGCGGTGTGCCCCTGTCTGCCCAGCCCTCACCCTGGGCACCCCCAGGCAACCCTGGCTCTGCCAAGTGTCCAAGAGAGAG GAGTCCTAGCGACTGGCCTCAGGCCCGAGTCCTGGCGGAGATGCTGCTGGAAGAGGAGGCGGTACCCTCCGCGCCCCCACTGCCTGTGGGGCCCCTGAACACCTCACCAGTGCTGAGAG GTGGTGCTGCAGTTCCAAACCTGGCCCGGAGACTGGAGGCCCTCCGAGACCAGATTGGTAGCTCCCTGCGCCGCGGCCGGAGCCAGCCGCCCCCCAGCGAGGCTGCTGGGAGCCCCAGGAGAGTCCTCCCTGCTGAGGGCAAAGCAGAAACCTAA